The Humulus lupulus chromosome 7, drHumLupu1.1, whole genome shotgun sequence region CaacaagaaataataataaagaaatttgcGTTAGTGAAAAGAATACTTGGCCAGCAATGTAGAAAATAGTGTGAgcctcaaaaagaaaaaaaaatgtcatgCTAAACCGTACACATTAAAAAAAAGCAATATATCTAAATATGtgtcaatatatatatttatatataaatcatTAAAGATCTTTTGTGATAAATTTGTCCAAATTTTGGACAAATTAGGCATTGAATTAGAACTTGAATTTAGAAAGAAAACAAATTATTAGgaattttattttctcctttcTGAATTTATATCCAAAATATTTGagatttctttttaaaaaaaattgagagtaatgaaaatctttttcttctaaaaatacaaaatattttattttatcttttttgaATTTATACCCAAAATATATGGAACGATAATATATTACAAtctctaaaataaaataaaaaatacaatattAAGGCTGCTCTATAGGAATCCTCGTAAATCATTGTAATAAAAGCAAGAAACAGAACGGCATTTGATATTATTAAATAAAGACCCCAAACTCTGACTTCTGGAAATTTCCACGCTACAACAGCAAAGACTGAAAGAGAAGCCCTCAAACTTAGGAAAAAGAGTGTAGTCGATGTTGAAAAAAAATGGGacccaaaaaattaaataaatttattattattatacaaaaCATTATTTTAGTCAAGTATTTTACACggttattaatttatattttatgtttttgttaaattatatttctattttttgcaagaaagataaaaataataatatttgatttagtcaaaataatatcaaatatatatttgatttagttaaaataatatcaaatataaaatcaattattgAATTTTTGGTGAGGAAAAACAAAGATAATCAAGAGCtagaaaaataaatattgtatttgaaattattttaatcaaaATTTGATCCAAAATATCATTTAAGGAAAAATTACACTTagtattataaatttttaaaagaattgaaaaataTAGGAATCCtttggtaaaatttttatttttttatttttctaaacataaaaataaaaataccttttttatttttgttatttgtttttcaaaaataaaattatgttcAGTAACTGTTTTTATTttctgtttaaaaaaaaaaacaaaaaacttgTTTGGTAAgtcatgttttttgtttttaaaagtaaaaaacaagaaaaaaagaaACCAGAATTGttataataaaaatgaaaagtaaAAATTTTCTGTTTTCAAAGTttggtaaattttaattaaaaattttaaaattaaaaaataaaatcatagtTACCGAACACATTTTTTAACTTTGTTATCagatttttaatcatttaaacataaaactgtttaataaataattaccGAACGGGGCCAtagaattttataaaaattacaaaaatacatatATTACGGTTCTGTAATCGCCAGTtacaattttctatttatttgtaaactttggttacaagaaaacggtattgttataaatttataaactttgttttttttaaaaaaaactcaatatttacgattatgtcactctgtattttgtaattttatttttaatattttttaaaacctTATGTATTTTTTGTGAATTTTCCTTATTTTAATGCATTTTGTATTACATAGAGTATAAAATATAATTTAGCAAAATATAGGGTGCAACCCCAAAATACAAAGgccaatattattattattattattattattattattagtagtagtagtagtagtagtggttttttcataaatatatatgttttggtgttttttttattctttttgacaattactgattttttttaaaaaaaaattatcttaagtttgcaaaaatattattttcaaaattttttatttataaaaatataatgtcaaagtaactaaaaaataataattagacAACAACTAAACACTAGCCCAGTATATACTaatatatttaaaaacaataatttgACAACAATTAGGAGTTAAGTCATGACATACtaacatgtattttaaaataaatcaaaatatattaaaaacaCTTACATatcaattagacatcaacacaacaacagaacaactatatataaatttaaataactaaaaaacaATAACCCTAAACAACTAAAAGCTAacacaaaaataacttaaaaacatCACAAAAAAacgaaaaacaagcataaccctTGATAAATATCCTTAAAATCGATccataaaaatgtaaattttttttaGCCAAATTAACTCTTATCTTATTATTATAGATTGAGCAAATCAGTGTAATCTTATATTTACACTAAAATGAGCCTTAAATTCTTCGAAGTCATTCAACGGCTGAATTAATTCGTTGACCAACTAAGCTTCCTCAAACAGCTTTACCATCCAGTTCATCAATGGCCCTTGTTGACCCTTCTTGCTTAGACgtgtattcttcttcttcttcttcctcctccttAAATATATCTCTGCTTCCAAGTGGGTTTGTCATTTTGGTCTCTAAGCTTTTATGGGTTTTCAAGGTTGATTGCTTTTAGGAGACAATTTCTCACTTTAAAGCTCTTCTTTTCTGCCATGGGAAACTGCTGTAGAAAACCTGCCAAGTGTGCTCATGCTTCTTCTGTCAACTTTTGTGGTACCAAATTGGCTTTCTTTATGATCAACCTCTGGTGTTTTCTGTTTTGCTTGCTTAAGGCTTTTTATTTATCATAtcattatataaatttatttgttgatttttttattatttttttcattgcACCTAGAAACAATCAATAGTGTTGATTTTAAAACCTTTGATGTGTTAAATGATATTGCTAGTTTTATACTTTTGGTTTTGTTTATGGTTTGTGTGGATTGGGTTAAATTGTGTTCTCATTTACTCGTTTAGTTCCCTAGATTTGCTCTCTCTTCCTTGTTTTAACTGGTTGAGAATCATTTACCAGCCATTCTTATGATCTTCGGGATAATTTTCCTCTTTAAAACCTTTTGCTTTCTTTctctgttttttttaatataataaaatcccaTTATGTGGAGAAGACTTTAGAGCCAATGAAAAATCACAACATGTAATGCTATCAACATGCTTTGTTTGAATGAACACCACAAAGTAAGTAATGAAATATATTAAGTATTTCAAAATTCATATTGTTTCTAACATAATTTTTGGTTGCCACTTGAAGGGTAGTTTAAATCTTAGTTTTTTCCTAAATTATGTTCCCTATccctgaaaaaaaatatataaataacatGATTTTGGTTGTAACTAATTTCCATTTCTGGTGGGCAGTGAAATTTTTTGCTAATTCGACCGAAAATGGAATCAGTATGAAGAAAAGGATTTGAAGTTATCAGGCAAATTAAAATTTTGTCGACATTTCTGTTGGTTTGCGGCTTATAGTCAAATAGTACTAGTCTCTACAACTACATTAGAGTTGGCTTTAACCATAATCATCATCAGCTTTGTTGCTGCTATTGTTATTTATTGTTGATAAAATAATTGGATAAAAAATAGTCGTTGGGACAAGAAAGTGTCTAGCTTTAGTTGGGTCAAAGGTTGGACAGAAAATTGCAATTCCAATGAGAAATACTGATAAAATGATATCATCAAATTGCAAGTGTCCTCTTTAAAATTGCTTTAACATTATTCATTTTGTTGGATTCTTCATATTTTTGTTTTGGTTATCTATGATGCTTTGGAATACAATGTTCTTGGTGTGACTTCATCATGATGAAGGTGAGTCTAATTGCTAATATTCGCTACCCTTTCAGATAGCACAAATCCAGGTAGCAATGCCAAGATTGTTTCAACAGCATCGTCCCAGGACCCACCATTAGGAGATTCTTTGCCAACCAaagttaatatatctatttccagCACAGTTAAGTCCTTTAGCTTCATTGATCTCAAGAATGCCACGAAGAACTTCCGATCAGACAGCCTACTTGGAGAGGGAGGATTTGGGTGGGTCTTCAAAGGATGGATTGATCCAAACACATTTGCTCCTGCTAGACCAGGCACTGGGACGGTGGTGGCTGTCAAGAGGCTCAAGCGAGAGAGCTTTCAAGGGCACAAGGAATGGCTTGTATGTGTACACTAGATCCCaacttttctttgatttttgtctCGATTGATCGTATCTGAACTTGAATCTGTGTTCAACTTTCAGGCAGAAGTGAATTATTTAGGTCAGCTTCGCCACAAAAACCTTGTGAAACTCATAGGCTATTGCTCAGAGTCTGACAATAGACTTCTTGTCTATGAGTTTCTGCCAAAAGGAAGTTTGGAAAACCATTTATTTAGGAGTGAGTATTTGTATattttcctttttctctttttcctttatttattatATGAATAGCTCTTTATTTGTATATGTCTTCCTCGTAAATTTTATGTAGAGATAACCAACAGTATAGCTAACAAaaccttttttttatttattaatttttttgacaTGAATTGCAATAGTTAAAAAGTCATTAGATGTTGAATCACAGATCAATTAGCATAAAAAGATTCCTTGAAAAAACTCTGTAGCAATTCCCCTTCATTCTTTAAGTATCCCCTTCTAGTACTTGATATGTCTTTTAATTATCTTTAAATTAATAAAACCCCACACACCCTTCTTCACTTTAAATAATTTGCATTCAATGGTTTAAACTCGGAATATGTCCCATTTATTTTAAGCTATCTGATCAATTTAAGCAGCTCAAGAATTTTGTGCTTTCACAATTCGACCATATAGTACCTGTTTCGAATAGCTAGCAGTTTATTAAAACAAGTAGTAAAGAAAAATAAACTGTTGCATTTAGTCTATGAAGTTCCATTGGGTAGAAGTTAGTCAAATTTGGTCAAACATCTTTGAAATGTGTTAAGCGTAAACTATTGCATCTTCATCCTCTGTTTAAACCAATATTTAGTATATGGGATGAAATAGTAATAGGGTTTTCTAGGTCTTTTTGATAAACATATATGAGAGAAGATTATGGTGAGGTTTGCTATAAAAAAGGCATGGATTTGTCTTTTTTATCTTTTCGTTTGAATGAAGAATTAAGATTCACAGCAAACTctgaagcaaaaaaaaaaaaggtttataatAAGACAACAAAAAAGTTTTGCACTGACCTGTGTCTAGCTAAACAGGTTTTGCATTATGTGAACATATTATTTTCTTCTTGCAGAAGGGGTACAACCTATTTCTTGGGCTACACGCATGAGCATTGCTATTGACGTTGCACAGGGGTTGTCTTTCTTGCATAGTTTAGATGCTAATGTCATCTATCGTGATTTAAAGGCTTCCAACATTCTACTTGATTCGGTATATACTATTGGAACtaacattcttttgttgctattGCCGCATATGAAATTCATGTCTGACAAGACTACTAACTTTTATGTAGGATTTCAGTGCTAAACTTTCTGATTTTGGCTTAGCAAGAGATGGTCCTACTGGTGATAATACTCATGTTTCAACCAGAGTACTGGGAACTCGAGGCTATGCTGCCCCAGAATATGTAGCTACTGGTAAGTGTTACTTTTTCAAATCCTTCTTTATTTGTTTTGAAAGTAACTTTCCTAGATAACAcccagaaagaagaaaaaagagaacaTTTTAAACCAGGAAATAGGAATGAAGTAGAAAAAGTAAACTACTTTACAACTATGTATAACAATGACCTCTTTTGGGGATTCTTGGGAGAAATTGATTCACACCAGTTCTTCAGAAACAATTGGATTCACCTATCAAAACTGTTCACTCACTGTAGGTTTTCCTtcatttgtttttatattttaaacTTGACACAAACTGCAAGTTACTGCTGTAAGCACATTGGTTGTGCTCCTTTTTCATGCCGAGTCTGGTCCTCTCTCATCCTTCCTTGCCCATTAATTTCCTTTGCTAATGTTCCATCAAAATAATATGGGAATTTTTTTTATGTTCCTCCTAAATTCTTAAACTAGTTTACTGTTATTATCATGCGAAGTGGTTTACAGGAGTGTAGACTCCCCGATCTTGACCATAGGGGCAAAGACAAAAATCATGTCAACATTATTTAGTGAACTCAGTTGCTTTAATCATTTTCCAATTATATATTGGAGGCATTTTTTGTTTTTCTATACTCAAGCCTGCTTTAACAATTGCAGGACACTTGACTCCAAAGAATGATGTATACAGCTTTGGTGTAGTCTTGTTAGAATTGCTATCAGGAAGACGAGCAATGGACGATGATAAAGTTGGTGGTGCGGAAGAAACATTGGTAGATTGGGCGAAGCCATTCTTGAGTGATAATAGACGCGTTTTAAGAATCATGGACACAAGGTTAGGTGGTCAATACTCCAAAAAAGCAGCTCAAGCAGCAGCTGCACTTTCTGTGCAGTGCCTCCACACAGATCCAAAGAATAGGCCACTGATGATCGATGTTCTAGCCAAATTGGAACAGATTCATACATCTAAAGATGTTTCGATCACCAGACAATCTAGCGATCATCATGGCGGCAGGCATTCAAATCATCATCACAAGACTGCATAATAGAATAGAAAATGTTACATAAAATTTTGTCGACCATTGTTGTACGGAAAAGGCATCTTTTATACTGGGTATAGTATATACATACAAATACATATAGGAAAAGTCTCCTATTCAGCTTTTGGTTTGAAAACCAACAACAAAAATCACAGTCAACTCTTGCTCTTTGAATGTGGTTGATTTGTTGTGCAATCACAGGGATCAAGTAGTTCATGTAAATAGAGTTTTTTCTCATTCCCTTCATCAGGGAACTGTGGAATTATATTGAATCAATTTCTTAGAAGTATTTGATTGTGTATCATGGCGTTAAACCTCATTAAGGGAGAGCAGAATGAAAGTATACAATACAGAGGTGTTTGGTTAGTGATAGTCAATGTTTTGGTATGAAGTACTGACAAATATTCTCTGAAATGGCATTCTGATACGTTATTATTATGTGTGTGAATACTTTATAATAtgtggtttattttcattaattcTATTTAAGTATTCCCTAAACTATTGCCGTGAATTATGCAACAGTTTTTGGTCAATTATTGTATTTCCTTTTGTATATATATCTTTCTTTTTGATTGAATAAAGAACGCATATACGATTATCCTAAACTTTACATGGTATCACAGTCTGGttacattataatatatatacttatatatatatatatatatatttttgaatcatGGCTGATGAAGTCACACCCACACTACCGGCTCCATCTCCGTCTCCGGCGAAACTTGATCCCAGTTCGCCATTCTATCTCGGCTCGCAAGATCGGCCAGGTGATTTCATTACTCCCATACGTCTGAAGCTTGACAACTTTGATGATTGGTCTCATGCTATTCGTGTAGCTCTTTCCTCTCGCCGCAAATTCGACTTTCTTGACGGGACCATCACTGAAATCGTCCCTCCTTGTACGCAAGATGATTGGGTCACCATCCACTGCATGCTTGTATCATGGCTCACAAATACCATTGATGCTGAGGTACGTTCTATGCTATCGAATTATGATAATGCCAAAAGCTTATGGAACGACTTGCATGAACAATTTTCAGTCGTGAATGGTCCGCATATTCATCAACTGAAAGGAGATATTAATCGGTGTGAGCAAAGTAAAACTATGCCTGTTGCTGTTTATTTTAGTAAGTTGAATGTTTTATGGGATGAGCTAGATAAACATGAGCCTTTGATTTCTTGCCAGTGTGGTAAATGTACTTGTCAGGTTGGTAAGCAACATGAAACACGACGCGCAAATGATAGGCTGCATCAATTTTTTCTTGGCTTGTGTTCTGAGTATTATGCCCAATTGCGATCGACACTTTTGTCGCAAGATCCTCTACCTTCACTGAATCGGGCATTCCAACAAATTGCTCAAGATGAGCGGGTTCAAGGGATAACGCGTATCACCGAAGAGAAGCCCAATGTGGTCGGTTTTGCGGTGCGCATGGACAATAAATCGAAACAGCGTATGGACAAGGTAGAGAGGGCGGTCTTGATATGTTCTCACTGCCACAAATCGGGTCATGACATCGCTACATGTGTTTGATCTCCATGGTACTCCCGATTGGTACTTGGAAAAATATGGCAATAATAAGGGCAAACCAAATGTTCCCTCAACAAAGCCCTCGGCTGGCCGTGGCCGTAATGGAGTGCGTGCTAACGCCACCAACCCAGTCAGTACTCATGGTTCAACTTTTGCGGATTCGACCACTGCTCCTACTGCGCAACCCCTACCAGGCTTTACTGCCGAACAGTGGGCAACGTTAACCGTTGCATTTGGAACCCCATCTCCCTCTTCTCATCGACTGCATGGTAAGTTGGGACTGGATGCCTGGATAATAGATACAGGATGTTCCCATCATGTTACTGGTGACGAATCTTGTTTATTAGATATTAAAGTTGTTTCTCCTTGTCCCGTGGGTCTTCTTGATGGTCAATCGGTGGTTGCTACTAAGGAGGGTGCCGTGCAAATAACAGACAAAATCATACTCCAACATGTTCTCTTTGTACCTCAATTAACATGCAATTTAATTTTGGTTTCACAGCTAAATGATGATCTAAATTGTTTTGTCCAATTTCATTCTAATGTATGTGTTATACAGGACCTACTTCCGAGGGAGGTGATTGGCACGGGTGAACGACGAGATGGACTTTACTACCTACGACAGGGATTAAAAGTGCAAGCGGTTTCGGTTGATAGTTCGAAGTCTTTAGAACTATGGCATAGTCGAATGGGTCATCCTTCCGAGAAAATAGTGAAGTTGCTTCCTTTTTTAAATAATTCTAAGGGTTCTTTGACAAAAGGATGTGAAGTTTGTCATCGTGCTAAACATTCTAGAGATAGTTTTCCTTTAAGTGCAAATAAATCAACTCGAATTTTTGAGTTAGTGCATTGTGATTTGTGGGGTCCGTATGATGAAACTTCTTCTTATGGTGCCCGTTATTTTTTAACTTTAGTAGATGATTATTCGCGTGCTGTGTGGGTttatttattaattgataaaagaGAAGTTTTTACGATGTTTATGTCCTTTATTGCCATGATTGAACGTCAATTTTCTCAAAAGTTGAAACTTATACGTAGTGATAATGGAACAGAGTTTAATTGCATGAAGGATTATTTTGTGGCCAATGGAATTTTATTTCAAACTTCTTGTGTGGgtactcctcaacaaaatggaagAGTGGAAAGGAAACATAAACATATTTTGAATGTCGCTCGTGCATTGAGATTTCAAGGAGGCTTGCCAATCTACTTTTGGGGAGAATGTGTTTTGGCCGCTGCCCACCTCATAAATCGAACTCCGTCTAGTGTTCTCATCAACAAAACTCCATATGAAATGTTATTTGGTTGTGCGCCTTCTTTCCGTGAATTGCGAATTGTTGGGTGTTTAGCTTATGCCCATAATCAACAAGCTAAAGGTGACAAATTTTCTAGTCGAACTCGTAAATGTGTTTTTGTGGGTTATCCGTTTGGTAAGAAGGGATGGAATTTATTTGATCTTGAGAAAAAGGAGTTCTTTGTGTCGAGGGATGTGAAGTTCTATGAGAATGTTTTTCCCTATTTGAATATTGAAGTCATAACTCCTACCCTTGACAATACTGTTACTTATAATGAAGAGGTC contains the following coding sequences:
- the LOC133788786 gene encoding probable serine/threonine-protein kinase PBL3; amino-acid sequence: MGNCCRKPAKCAHASSVNFCDSTNPGSNAKIVSTASSQDPPLGDSLPTKVNISISSTVKSFSFIDLKNATKNFRSDSLLGEGGFGWVFKGWIDPNTFAPARPGTGTVVAVKRLKRESFQGHKEWLAEVNYLGQLRHKNLVKLIGYCSESDNRLLVYEFLPKGSLENHLFRKGVQPISWATRMSIAIDVAQGLSFLHSLDANVIYRDLKASNILLDSDFSAKLSDFGLARDGPTGDNTHVSTRVLGTRGYAAPEYVATGHLTPKNDVYSFGVVLLELLSGRRAMDDDKVGGAEETLVDWAKPFLSDNRRVLRIMDTRLGGQYSKKAAQAAAALSVQCLHTDPKNRPLMIDVLAKLEQIHTSKDVSITRQSSDHHGGRHSNHHHKTA